A single genomic interval of Electrophorus electricus isolate fEleEle1 chromosome 2, fEleEle1.pri, whole genome shotgun sequence harbors:
- the rif1 gene encoding telomere-associated protein RIF1 isoform X2: MMATVPLSSSSLLPLLESLEDTTAGVSEQTDAYLTIANRLSGEDGRQFFPIIVKHFSRLGKAFQTHISSENEELSQAALQALGFCVFNTNIVSGIPANFAEEILSVLCALVLKSTDKNTCTRALWVISKQNFPAEVVSKKTPEILKTLDSMQTKDIQSILMDHESLNVVIKLLEQAPPQMTEGATCWAKLIIPLVVHSASKVRLRAAAALEMGMPLLLEKQMEVAAIVEPMMSSKLIPEMQKLFSTKNESNVLKLWPLFVRLLGKLLHKGGAFINSLLYLEELGFRSSSPSIKKIAFIAWKSLIDNFALNPDILCSSKRLKLLMQPLSSILVRTEALLLTKLEVWWYLVVKLGPNLAANFDQVGVPLLHCTLPPDASLQSSVTPARGASQSNGIALSTPKAVSGVPSCSSPGATPRASLGSSMNLPQSYTSIQLLGLEMLLHYFLGSQAAAAGAKSKLQLSLEPLTHNLLSSHSFFSKHASTLILAVRDGFITVGKSAPEALLSLIWNSLVNLVSTVIEAAGNKKERQGSEVLTLLLQTLQAILCSEALPIPRALLLLEATVMGIPQKVLGSAAYQVANMDVLNGTPALFLILLIYNNSLLSSFVADERFFQCLETLVSCGLSGPTSPLAFGESVLGAVSHSVEAVENREHLWRMWSVMVNPLTDTITQTNEVNQGDALEHNFSAIHSALMFPVTHLLCGSALPQMTQKSMLSTWSRLYKAFARCSALVATAEENVCCEELCSRISVTLDGQTLKNLSHLDGIANILLFIIESVDFSPFTPQFQQKMKSPRTPLGRVRKRSKALGNLSSFHVLLLQALEAFLNLNSSEENSVVLSSLGSTLISIVCSLFNNLSLPIAIQESLACLIKPLALFYGQEVSSDCEQSHPLLGSKLEKLLSEMLCCLQTRSALQYDDELLAVLSPLLCVLFPHKSKQIRSVITQFWNATFGNTLILTYPEMLKPVLSQAKQKAPLILPGFQGVETSEDYSGQCSSECSQLDAEISGIKVASVGKRESLLARAAELKERSSAGPTKPVSVPRREVLEEAASVDFVFIPPEAKERVLTEHQKEVKRTKRVDIPTMYNNLDASLDTTIFAQYTQSQEESLDTLPADEQAETNKVSTVETGRLETEESFISGIQEAQDNISLETKTPEKETNQTTEISLSADLSVSDVDEHDSAKKSDGQDVSGSSDMISGTPPKPSSRRQSFITLEKYAEGRPVSPMSVTKFTGPLTRTSYSQDTPKSQQLTPDGSYCSLPEKDEGLSQAFARNMSQDSTQKSEEKDTELKADLQPVPLHSSEGIIDDVIPDTQSHDLNVTGNGGEKCLHKSNLEVETEIASLGEDSEAVAASSQVEPRRSGRRRSRPVRPGEESTDQGSKNKQQKRHSVNELTLTDAQKPSPSKRMDSVLPGRSRRSKVLEESNSENGRSQNSERKDEHSQTDSQALAVISATGLSQGRSRRNKTRELSQSELANDKQFPLSQTENRRESPFSQSHSRLLRRTRVVSTIVEILGKRQRVENSQSDSLANMSMLKGKNVDTQSSDSEVCGQSPGRPKRMKKSEMHNTQNKDQPVIENDPSQSDSQTVIPVKGRVGRRKKVRKTSASRDTTPSSFLSTECSLSDEMQDSSQRHGKYKTRRSSQSLLSVESSESDASDIRQGQEQKSKKAESQILVSDLIANVPVGDTLGSVLGVEDVNIPLISTDDFEKDPKGCLDIKLHEDGVLTTECPVIKSDISNAEPSEVKQQSDESNMQNDCHKVELITATIEEGPAEEEAVISLQNSLVLPEKVELKTPELHRCPHTKRGRGRRRSTSCNCLLGRSSMCPQESICNDSHVSQDLEDKNTLEPVSLLSESDLDIIKPVLIENEYVALVDNCSVDNNEQCPPALPNSTNTEMPTNNPVKNLDEAPSLLSVIKGPTQEDKKENTEDKHQEKEPNGSASDNTSDQDQPQSSSPQDDSLIRSKPVVDKTVRQEQLECPIYQDEVTDMAVNENVEKLEMPEKEALGHGIGGDIISISEGTELDGSSHLEGDDGEETQLGNTELQPKTDEYCEAILPLHSAMTETCLDSPPKQKSSDYCRDEVGQSPNSSVTRGVWSPSASPSTSILKKGQKRQCEEDSPSPLLKSRRVSFANPIYQQEMADDIDRRSPVIRTSSPRSKAIGQPKYIPTPTKGLLTLSPRNLRSPGYKSSKKCLISEMNQEPRPIPKDCVYPALVSCSTPVEAVLPQISSNMWPRGFGQLVRARNIKTVGDLSALTSDEIKMLPIRSPKLSNVRKALKTYHEQQRKGRSDDLKCFDETEKMTSEPEEMDTPSNPDEEQISRDVKEIVCPDVPSALEQKLQEPLCVELLSDMVALGARLTNEELSHCSPSELGRMHEHLSGMMRSIVDHLQSRLVNLEDSLP, from the exons ATGATGGCCACGGTACCCCTCTCCAGTTCCagcctcctccctctcctggaATCCCTGGAAGACACTACTGCTGGAGTGTCTGAGCAGACCGACGCCTACCTCACCATAGCCAA tcGACTCAGCGGAGAAGATGGACGGCAGTTCTTTCCTATAATCGTAAAACACTTTTCACGCCTGGGTAAAGCTTTTCAG ACTCACATATCCAGTGAGAATGAGGAGCTAAGCCAGGCTGCACTTCAAGCTCTGGGCTTCTGTGTGTTCAACACAAATATTGTCTCTGGCATCCCAG caaATTTTGCAGAGGAGATCTTGTCAGTGCTTTGTGCCCTCGTATTAAAGTCTACAGATAAGAACACATGCACTAGAGCATTATGGGTGATCTCAAAGCAGAACTTCCCTGCAGAAGTGGTGTCCAAGAAG ACACCAGAAATCCTCAAGACTTTAGACTCCATGCAGACAAAAGACATCCAGTCAATCCTAATGGATCATGAGTCACTTAATGTTGTCATAAA ATTGTTGGAGCAGGCTCCCCCTCAAATGACTGAAGGGGCTACATGCTGGGCCAAACTGATCATTCCTCTGGTGGTCCACTCAGCCTCGAAGGTGCGCTTGCGTGCAGCTGCTGCCCTCGAAATGGGAATGCCTCTTTTACTGGAGAAACAGATGGAGGTGGCAGCCATTGTAGAGCCCATGATGTCATCT AAACTCATCCCGGAGATGCAGAAGCTCTTCTCTACCAAGAATGAGAGTAATGTGCTGAAACTCTGGCCGTTATTTGTCAGGCTTCTGGGAAAG TTGCTTCATAAAGGAGGCGCCTTCATAAACTCCCTGCTCTATTTAGAAGAGCTGGGTTTCCGCAGCTCTTCTccaagcattaaaaaaattgCCTTCATCGCTTGGAAGAGCCTCATTGATAACTTTGCTCTTAACCCAG ACATCCTTTGTAGCAGCAAACGGCTAAAGCTGCTCATGCAGCCCCTGAGCTCCATCCTGGTGAGGACTGAAGCCCTGCTGCTCACCAAACTCGAAGTCTGGTGGTACCTGGTGGTCAAACTGGGCCCCAACCTGGCTGCTAATTTTGATCAG GTTGGTGTACCACTGCTGCATTGCACACTTCCCCCAGACGCTTCCCTGCAGTCCTCAGTCACGCCTGCTAGAGGTGCTAGCCAGAGTAATGGCATTGCCCTGTCCACTCCTAAAGCAG TCTCAGGCGTCCCGTCGTGTAGCTCTCCAGGTGCGACCCCTCGTGCCAGCCTGGGCAGCAGCATGAACCTGCCCCAGTCCTACACCTCCATCCAGCTGCTGGGCCTGGAAATGCTGTTACACTACTTTCTAGGCTCACAGGCTGCCGCTGCTGGTGCCAAGAGCAAACTGCAACTCAGTCTCG AGCCCCTGACGCACAATCTCCTGAGCAGCCACTCTTTCTTCAGCAAGCACGCCTCTACACTCATCTTAGCTGTTAGAGACGGCTTCATCACCGTGGGCAAAAGCGCGCCAG aaGCCCTGCTAAGTCTGATTTGGAACAGCCTGGTTAACCTAGTCAGTACAGTGATAGAAGCTG CTGGCAATAAGAAGGAAAGGCAAGGCTCTGAGGTCCTTACCCTGCTACTGCAGACTCTGCAGGCCATTCTCTGTTCTGAAGCCCTGCCTATCCCACGGGCTCTG CTTTTATTGGAAGCCACTGTTATGGGTATCCCACAAAAAGTACTTGGATCTGCTGCTTATCAAGTGGCTAACATGGATGTTTTGAAT GGTACTCCAGCTCTTTTCTTAATACTCCTCATCTACAACAACAGTCTGCTCTCCTCGTTTGTGGCCGATGAACG GTTTTTCCAATGTTTGGAAACCCTTGTCAGCTGTGGTCTCTCTGGACCCACATCTCCTTTGGCCTTTGGGGAATCAGTTTTAGGAGCTGTCAGTCACAGTGTGGAGGCTGTAGAGAACAGAGAGCATTTATGGAGAATGTGGAGCGTGATGGTGAACCCTCTAACTGATACCATTACCCAA ACAAATGAGGTgaaccaaggagatgcccttgAGCACAACTTCAGTGCAATTCACAGTGCTCTGATGTTCCCAGTTACCCACCTTTTGTGTGGTTCAGCTCTTCCACAG ATGACCCAGAAGTCCATGCTGAGCACATGGTCTCGGCTGTACAAGGCATTTGCTCGCTGTTCTGCTCTGGTGGCCACAGCAGAAGAGAATGTGtgctgtgaagagctgtgttcCAGGATTTCTGTGACACTGGATGGTCAAACCCTGAAG aATTTGTCTCATCTTGATGGAATAGCAAATATCTTGCTCTTCATCATCGAGAGTGTGGATTTCTCTCCATTTACACCTCAGTTTCAGCAGAAGATGAAAT CACCTCGTACCCCCCTGGGCCGGGTTCGGAAGAGGAGCAAAGCTCTGGGAAATCTATCCAGCTTTCATGTGCTACTGTTGCAGGCATTGGAGGCCTTCCTTAATTTGAACTCTTCAGAAGAAAACAGTGTAGTTTTAAGTAGCCTGGGGTCCACTCTCATCTCCATTGTGTGCAGCCTTTTCAACAATCTGTCATTACCCATTGCTATTCAGGAGTCTTTAGCATGCCTCATAAAACCTCTTGCACTTTTTTATGGACAAGAAGTAAG TTCAGACTGTGAACAGTCCCACCCTTTGCTAGGATCCAAG TTGGAGAAGCTGCTGAGTGAGATGTTGTGCTGTCTCCAAACGCGCTCTGCTCTGCAGTATGACGATGAGCTGCTGGCAGTGCTCTCTCCGCTGCTCTGTGTGCTTTTTCCACATAAGAGCAAGCAGATTCGTTCAGTCATCACTCAGTTCTGGAACGCCACTTTTGGAAACACACTTATACTGACTTATCCAGAGATGCTCAA GCCTGTTTTAAGTCAAGCTAAGCAGAAGGCTCCCTTAATTTTGCCTGGCTTTCAAGGAGTAGAGACATCTGAGGATTACAGTGGACAGTGCTCA AGTGAATGTTCTCAACTTGATGCTGAAATCAGTGGGATAAAGGTGGCCTCGGTGGGGAAGAGGGAGTCCTTGCTTGCCAGAGCAGCGGAACTAAAGGAAAGGAGTTCTGCAGGTCCCACCAAACCTGTATCT GTTCCACGCCGAGAAGTTCTTGAGGAGGCGGCATCGGTAGATTTCGTTTTCATCCCACCTGAGGCAAAGGAGAGAGTGTTGACAGAACACCAGAAAGAAGTCAAAAGGACAAAAAG GGTTGATATCCCTACCATGTACAATAATTTGGATGCCTCTTTAGATACCACCATCTTTGCCCAGTATACTCAGAGCCAAGAGGAATCTTT GGACACATTGCCAGCAGATGAACAAGCTGAAACGAACAAAGTCAGTACAGTTGAAACTGGG cgTTTAGAGACTGAAGAATCCTTTATAAGTGGCATTCAAGAAGCCCAAGATAATATCAGTCTAGAGACAAAGACACCAGAAAAAGAAACCAATCAAACTACTGAGATATCATTATCAGCAGATCTCTCAGTGTCAGATGTTGATGAGCATGACTCTGCTAAAAAGAGTGATGGTCAAGATGTGTCTGGTTCATCTGACATGATCTCTGGCACTCCACCAAAACCAAGCAGCCGGCGTCAATCCTTCATCACCTTGGAGAAATATGCAGAAGGAAGGCCTGTCAGCCCCATGAGTGTTACAAAATTTACTGGTCCACTTACTAGGACTTCTTATAGTCAAGACACGCCAAAGTCACAGCAGTTGACACCAGATGGCTCTTATTGCTCACTGCCAGAAAAAGATGAAGGGCTTTCACAAGCATTTGCCAGGAACATGAGCCAGGATTCAACTCAAAAGAGTGAAGAAAAAGACACAGAACTAAAGGCAGACTTGCAACCAGTGCCTCTGCATTCAAGTGAAGGCATCATAGATGATGTGATACCAGACACTCAGAGCCACGATTTGAATGTCACAGGTAATGGTGGTGAAAAGTGTTTGCACAAGTCCAACTTGGAGGTGGAAACTGAAATTGCCTCACTTGGGGAAGATTCAGAGGCTGTTGCTGCTTCTAGTCAAGTGGAACCAAGGAGGTCAGGCAGACGCAGAAGTAGACCTGTCCGACCCGGTGAGGAATCAACAGATCAGggatcaaaaaacaaacaacaaaaaaggcatTCTGTTAATGAGTTGACTTTGACTGATGCGCAGAAGCCCTCACCTTCCAAGCGAATGGACAGTGTTTTGCCtggaagaagcagaagaagcaAAGTTCTTGAGGAGAGCAACAGTGAAAATGGTAGATCGCAGAATAGTGAGCGTAAAGATGAACATAGCCAGACTGATTCACAAGCTTTAGCAGTGATTTCAGCTACAGGTTTATCGCAGGGAAGAAGTAGGAGAAATAAGACTAGAGAGCTTAGCCAGTCCGAGCTTGCTAATGATAAGCAGTTTCCTTTGagtcaaacagaaaacagaagagaatCCCCTTTCAGTCAGTCACATAGCAGGCTGTTAAGGAGAACCAGAGTGGTTAGTACCATTGTTGAAATTTTAGGCAAGAGGCAGAGAGTTGAAAACTCCCAAAGTGATTCTCTAGCTAATATGTCCATgttaaaaggcaaaaatgtaGACACACAGTCATCTGATTCTGAGGTTTGTGGCCAATCACCTGGCAGACCAAAAAGAATGAAGAAGTCTGAGATGcataatacacaaaacaaagatcAGCCTGTCATTGAAAATGACCCAAGTCAGTCTGATTCTCAAACAGTGATTCCTGTAAAAGGCAGAGTAGGCAGAAGGAAAAAAGTTAGAAAGACAAGTGCTAGTAGAGATACCACCCCATCTAGTTTCCTCAGTACTGAATGCTCCCTATCTGATGAGATGCAGGACTCCTCTCAAAGACATGGCAAATACAAAACTCGCCGGTCATCTCAAAGCTTGCTGTCTGTTGAGAGCTCAGAATCTGATGCTTCTGACATCAGACAGGGACAAGAGCAAAAATCAAAAAAGGCTGAATCACAGATACTGGTGTCTGATTTGATTGCAAATGTGCCTGTTGGTGACACATTAGGATCAGTGTTGGGTGTGGAAGATGTAAATATTCCTTTAATTTCAACAGATGATTTTGAGAAGGATCCAAAAGGCTGCTTGGACATTAAGCTGCATGAGGATGGGGTCCTTACAACTGAATGCCCAGTAATCAAATCTGACATTTCAAATGCTGAACCATCTGAAGTGAAGCAACAAAGTGATGAATCAAACATGCAAAATGATTGCCATAAAGTGGAGCTAATTACTGCTACTATTGAAGAGGGGCCTGCTGAGGAAGAGGCAGTAATATCTTTGCAAAATAGCCTTGTTTTACCTGAAAAAGTGGAGCTAAAAACTCCAGAATTACACAGATGCCCACATACTAAAAGAGGTCGTGGACGCAGGCGCTCCACAAGCTGTAACTGCCTCCTAGGCCGTAGCAGTATGTGTCCACAGGAAAGTATTTGCAATGACTCCCATGTTTCTCAGGACCTTGAAGATAAGAACACACTTGAACCTGTAAGCTTGCTATCTGAATCTGATCTCGACATAATTAAGCCTGTCTTGATAGAAAATGAGTATGTGGCTCTTGTAGATAACTGTTCTGTAGATAATAATGAGCAGTGTCCTCCAGCCTTGCCCAACtcaacaaacacagagatgcCCACTAATAACCCAGTGAAAAATCTTGATGAGGCTCCTTCTCTGTTGTCTGTAATAAAAGGTCCAACCCAggaagacaaaaaagagaataCGGAAGATAAGCATCAAGAAAAGGAACCAAATGGCAGTGCCTCAGATAACACTTCTGATCAAGACCAACCCCAAAGTTCAAGTCCTCAAGATGACTCTTTAATCCGGAGTAAGCCTGTGGTGGATAAAACTGTAAGACAAGAACAACTGGAATGTCCCATTTACCAGGATGAAGTAACTGACATggctgtaaatgaaaatgtagaaaaGCTTGAAATGCCAGAAAAGGAAGCCCTTGGGCATGGAATAGGTGGTGATATTATTTCCATCTCAGAAGGAACTGAATTAGATGGTTCTTCCCATTTAGAAGGGGATGATGGTGAAGAAACACAGTTAGGCAACACAGAACTTCAACCTAAGACTGATGAATATTGTGAGGCAATCTTGCCTTTACACTCTGCCATGACAGAAACGTGTCTAGATTCCCCACCCAAGCAGAAGTCCTCAGATTACTGCAGAGATGAAGTAGGGCAAAGTCCTAACAGTAGTGTAACCCGTGGTGTATGGTCACCGTCAGCTTCTCCATCTACAAGCATTCTTAAGAAAGGGCAGAAAAGACAGTGTGAAGAGGattctccatctcctctccttAAG TCCAGGCGAGTATCCTTTGCAAACCCAATTTACCAGCAGGAAATGGCTGATGACATTGATCGTCGTAGTCCGGTAATAAGGACCAGCTCCCCAAGGTCAAAAGCTATAGGACAGCCTAAG TATATACCAACACCTACCAAAGGCTTACTGACACTCAGCCCTCGAAACCTTCGCAGTCCAGGCTACAAGAGTTCAAAGAAATGCCta ATCTCAGAAATGAATCAGGAGCCTCGGCCCATTCCAAAAGACTGTGTTTATCCAGCCCTGGTCAGCTGTTCTACCCCGGTTGAGGCTGTTCTGCCACAAATTTCCTCTAACATGTG GCCTCGTGGATTTGGTCAGCTTGTCCGTGCTAGAAATATCAAAACTGTTGGTGATCTAAGTGCTCTTACCTCTGATGAAATTAAGATGCTCCCTATTCGCTCACCTAAGTTGTCAAATGTCAGGAAAGCACTCAAAACCTATCACGAACAGCAG CGAAAAGGGCGGTCTGATGACCTAAAATGCTTTGATGAAACTGAAAAAATGACCTCTGAACCTGAGGAGATGGATACACCTTCAAATCCAGATGAAGAACAAATCTCTAGAGATGTGAAAG AAATTGTATGTCCAGATGTTCCGTCAGCTTTGGAACAGAAACTGCAGGAACCGTTGTGTGTAGAGCTGTTGTCGGACATGGTGGCTCTTGGAGCCAGGCTAACCAATGAGGAGCTCAGTCACTGTTCACCAAGTGAGCTGGGTCGGATGCACGAACATCTGAGTGGTATGATGAGAAGTATTGTGGATCATCTTCAGTCACGTTTAGTCAACCTTGAGGACAGTTTGCCATGA